One genomic region from Croceicoccus sp. YJ47 encodes:
- a CDS encoding CBS domain-containing protein, translating to MTIRTIIDARNVDIVTCRPDMTVAEAVALLSAQSIGAMPVIDDTGGVAGIFSERDVIRCLEVHGAAAMDHRVSSAMTAPAITVSPDTTEDEALSLMTQRRFRHLPVMDGDTMVDFVSIGDLVKAKTDAIEAEAKAMRSYIHNA from the coding sequence ATGACCATTCGCACAATCATTGATGCCCGCAATGTCGACATCGTCACATGCCGGCCCGACATGACCGTTGCCGAGGCCGTCGCGCTGTTGTCCGCGCAAAGCATCGGGGCCATGCCCGTCATCGACGATACCGGCGGCGTGGCGGGCATATTTTCGGAACGCGATGTGATCCGCTGTCTCGAGGTGCATGGCGCCGCGGCGATGGACCACCGGGTGTCGAGCGCGATGACCGCCCCGGCGATTACCGTGTCGCCCGACACGACCGAGGATGAGGCATTGTCGCTCATGACACAGCGGCGCTTTCGCCATTTGCCGGTAATGGACGGGGACACGATGGTCGATTTCGTATCGATCGGCGATCTGGTGAAGGCGAAGACCGACGCGATCGAGGCCGAGGCCAAGGCGATGCGCAGCTACATCCATAACGCCTGA
- the erpA gene encoding iron-sulfur cluster insertion protein ErpA, which produces MEQAPISLSPAAAQRVAAIARRQEQPAMLRLSVEGGGCSGFQYRFGLADTREDDDIAVEEDGVTLLVDPVSLDLVRGSTVDFVESLGGSAFRVENPMAAAGCGCGSSFAV; this is translated from the coding sequence ATGGAACAAGCGCCCATCAGCCTCAGCCCCGCCGCCGCGCAACGTGTCGCCGCCATCGCCAGACGGCAGGAGCAGCCCGCGATGCTGCGCCTTTCGGTGGAAGGCGGCGGATGTTCGGGGTTTCAGTACCGATTCGGCCTCGCCGACACGCGCGAGGATGACGATATCGCGGTGGAGGAGGACGGCGTGACCCTGCTCGTCGATCCGGTCAGCCTCGATCTCGTGCGCGGCAGCACCGTCGATTTCGTCGAATCGCTCGGCGGGTCGGCGTTCCGGGTGGAAAACCCGATGGCCGCCGCCGGTTGCGGTTGCGGCTCCAGCTTCGCGGTGTGA
- the xth gene encoding exodeoxyribonuclease III yields MKIASFNINGVKARLPRLLEWLDETKPDVACLQEIKSSDETFPGDAFPDVGYQAIWHGQKGFNGVAILTRGDEPARETMRGLPGDDEDVQSRYLEAEVGGVWIACIYLPNGNPHPGPKFDYKLRWFERLRARMADLRAQEIPSVVFGDYNVIPQDKDVWSPQAMAGDALMQPESRDAYFRLLHDGWTDAIDTHHPQGGIWTFWDYQAAAWQRDHGFRIDHALLSPELADRLVASGVDREYRGREKSSDHTPVWIELAD; encoded by the coding sequence ATGAAAATCGCGAGCTTCAATATCAACGGGGTGAAGGCACGCCTGCCCCGCCTGCTCGAATGGCTGGACGAGACGAAGCCCGACGTCGCCTGCCTGCAGGAGATCAAATCGTCGGACGAAACCTTCCCCGGCGATGCGTTTCCCGACGTGGGATACCAGGCGATCTGGCACGGGCAGAAGGGTTTCAACGGCGTCGCCATACTGACCCGCGGGGACGAGCCGGCGCGTGAAACCATGCGCGGCCTTCCGGGCGATGACGAGGATGTGCAGTCCCGCTATCTCGAGGCGGAGGTCGGCGGCGTGTGGATCGCGTGCATCTACCTGCCCAATGGCAACCCGCATCCCGGCCCGAAATTCGATTACAAGCTGCGCTGGTTCGAACGGTTGCGCGCCCGCATGGCGGATCTGCGCGCGCAGGAAATTCCGTCCGTGGTGTTCGGCGATTACAACGTCATACCGCAGGACAAGGACGTGTGGTCCCCACAGGCGATGGCGGGCGATGCGCTGATGCAGCCGGAATCGCGCGATGCATATTTCCGCCTGCTGCACGATGGATGGACCGATGCCATCGACACGCACCATCCGCAGGGCGGCATCTGGACGTTCTGGGACTATCAGGCGGCGGCGTGGCAGCGCGACCACGGCTTTCGCATCGACCATGCGCTGCTGTCACCCGAACTCGCCGACCGGCTGGTGGCGAGCGGCGTCGACCGGGAGTATCGCGGCCGGGAAAAGAGCAGCGACCACACGCCGGTCTGGATCGAACTGGCGGACTGA
- a CDS encoding cell wall hydrolase yields the protein MSRKLKGASVMSLVATLSVMMFGAESSRANAEVVNYAPEAVAAQTAEAIDMVAPAPTPTEGESETKTVFVSEPMVQTVPPQPEPAEETALAAHGANSLGELVSSVAAPATLDEQLKCLAGAIYFESKGESLAGQLAVGRVVIARAESGKFPDSYCGVVYQRSQFSFVRGGRMPRINTASRAWEKAKKLALIAHQDAWESEIDGALYFHARYVAPGWRNRMTKLAQIDNHIFYR from the coding sequence ATGAGCCGTAAGCTTAAGGGTGCCAGCGTGATGTCGCTGGTCGCAACATTGAGTGTAATGATGTTCGGCGCGGAGAGTTCCCGTGCCAATGCGGAAGTCGTGAATTACGCGCCGGAGGCCGTCGCGGCCCAGACCGCAGAGGCGATCGACATGGTCGCCCCCGCTCCGACCCCGACCGAGGGCGAGAGCGAAACTAAGACCGTTTTCGTGTCCGAACCGATGGTTCAAACCGTGCCGCCGCAGCCGGAACCGGCCGAGGAAACCGCCCTGGCCGCCCATGGCGCGAATTCGCTGGGCGAGCTTGTCTCTTCGGTGGCGGCACCCGCCACACTGGACGAGCAGCTGAAATGCCTCGCCGGGGCAATCTATTTCGAATCGAAGGGCGAATCGCTCGCCGGACAGCTGGCCGTGGGCCGCGTCGTGATCGCCCGCGCCGAAAGCGGCAAGTTTCCCGACAGCTATTGCGGCGTCGTCTATCAGCGTTCGCAGTTCAGCTTCGTGCGCGGTGGCCGCATGCCCCGCATCAACACCGCGAGCCGCGCCTGGGAAAAGGCGAAGAAGCTCGCTCTCATCGCGCATCAGGACGCTTGGGAATCGGAAATCGACGGCGCGCTTTATTTTCACGCTCGCTATGTCGCGCCCGGCTGGCGCAATCGCATGACGAAGCTGGCGCAGATCGACAACCACATCTTCTATCGCTGA
- a CDS encoding DUF1491 family protein codes for MAVILIRANRFAPIRAMEGRLPAHLEISGLLRSVNGEGGFATILQRGERDAGTIMVVMRGPGETSRLYERMPQLDGNRAWTLTKSEDVENKQEFHDYLNRRSAQDRDLWLIELDIARAERFIGLSPREA; via the coding sequence ATGGCCGTAATCCTGATTCGCGCGAATCGATTCGCTCCGATTAGGGCGATGGAAGGCCGTCTCCCCGCCCATCTGGAAATTTCCGGCCTCCTGCGCTCCGTGAATGGTGAAGGCGGCTTTGCAACGATCCTGCAAAGGGGGGAGCGCGATGCGGGCACGATTATGGTCGTGATGCGCGGCCCGGGTGAAACTTCGCGTCTCTATGAACGGATGCCCCAATTGGACGGAAATCGGGCATGGACCCTGACGAAGTCGGAAGATGTTGAAAATAAACAGGAATTTCATGATTACCTGAATCGGAGGTCCGCGCAGGACCGCGATTTATGGTTAATAGAGCTGGATATCGCACGGGCTGAACGCTTCATCGGCCTATCGCCCCGCGAAGCTTGA
- a CDS encoding PaaI family thioesterase gives MAEHGADGHSGAGAAAHWRALESLYRSAPINSTFPSRLTIGGEGVARIVFDVDERHFHAAGAAHGTLYFKMLDDAAFYAANTMVSDRFLLTTAFNLHFSRPVHAGRIVAEGQWISGRRRVLVAESRLVDEDGVEVGRGTGTFMRSQIALSGLPGYRLADGRNPDSRESIRSD, from the coding sequence ATGGCGGAGCACGGCGCCGACGGACATTCTGGTGCCGGCGCGGCGGCGCATTGGCGCGCACTGGAATCGCTGTACCGGTCCGCGCCGATCAATTCGACCTTTCCGTCGCGGCTCACGATCGGGGGCGAGGGCGTGGCCAGGATCGTGTTCGATGTGGACGAGCGGCATTTCCACGCCGCGGGCGCCGCGCATGGCACGCTCTATTTCAAGATGCTGGACGACGCGGCCTTCTACGCCGCGAATACCATGGTGTCGGACCGTTTCCTGCTGACCACCGCGTTCAACCTGCATTTCAGCCGTCCGGTTCATGCCGGGCGGATCGTCGCGGAGGGCCAGTGGATCAGCGGGCGCCGCCGTGTTCTCGTCGCGGAATCGCGGCTCGTCGATGAAGACGGGGTGGAAGTCGGGCGCGGAACCGGCACCTTCATGCGGTCGCAGATCGCGCTGTCCGGACTGCCCGGCTATCGGCTCGCGGATGGCCGTAATCCTGATTCGCGCGAATCGATTCGCTCCGATTAG